A genomic region of Dickeya solani IPO 2222 contains the following coding sequences:
- the phnK gene encoding phosphonate C-P lyase system protein PhnK, with product MNHIDQAGVDQAVVPVAGAPADRDDETPLLQVRNLTHLYAPGKGFSEVSFDLYPGEVLGIVGESGSGKTTLLRAISARLTPQAGQIDYQGRSLYAMSESDRRRLLRTEWGVVHQHPLDGLRPRVSAGGNIGERLMAVGARHYGDIRRQAGQWLQDVEIPLSRLDDLPTTFSGGMQQRLQIARNLVTHPKLVFMDEPTGGLDVSVQARLLDLLRTLVRDLGLAVVIVTHDLGVARLLAHRLLVMREGRVVESGLTDRVLDDPHHPYTQLLVSSVLG from the coding sequence ATGAATCACATTGATCAGGCTGGCGTGGATCAGGCAGTCGTGCCGGTTGCGGGCGCTCCCGCTGACCGCGACGATGAGACGCCGCTGTTGCAGGTACGCAATCTGACCCACCTGTACGCGCCCGGCAAGGGGTTCAGCGAGGTGTCGTTCGATCTGTATCCCGGCGAAGTGCTGGGCATCGTCGGCGAGTCCGGTTCCGGCAAGACCACGTTGCTGCGGGCGATTTCCGCCCGGCTGACGCCGCAGGCCGGGCAGATTGACTATCAGGGCCGCTCGCTGTACGCCATGAGCGAAAGCGATCGCCGCCGCCTGCTGCGCACCGAGTGGGGCGTGGTGCATCAGCATCCGTTGGATGGCCTGCGTCCCCGCGTGTCGGCGGGCGGCAACATCGGCGAACGGCTGATGGCGGTCGGCGCCCGTCACTATGGCGATATTCGTCGTCAGGCCGGGCAGTGGTTGCAGGATGTGGAGATCCCGCTGTCCCGGCTCGACGACCTGCCCACCACCTTTTCCGGCGGTATGCAGCAGCGGTTGCAGATCGCCCGCAATCTGGTCACCCATCCGAAGCTGGTGTTCATGGACGAACCGACCGGCGGGCTGGATGTGTCGGTGCAGGCGCGATTGCTGGATCTGCTGCGCACGCTGGTGCGCGACCTTGGTCTGGCGGTGGTGATTGTTACCCATGACCTCGGCGTGGCGCGTCTGCTGGCGCACCGGCTGTTGGTGATGCGCGAGGGCAGGGTAGTGGAAAGCGGCCTGACCGACCGGGTGCTGGATGATCCTCATCACCCTTACACCCAGTTGCTGGTGTCGTCGGTGTTGGGATAA
- the phnG gene encoding phosphonate C-P lyase system protein PhnG, which produces MATQTARQRWLSVLAHSDPDQLRRHWQPLSLHPVWQTLRAPETGLARLQARIGATGNRFVLGDVTVTRAVVRLEDGTCGYSYVTGRNKPHAELCALIDALLQQQGTQSALYQQLIVPLAATRDELRQQRAREIASSKVDFFTLVRGDNA; this is translated from the coding sequence ATGGCAACCCAAACCGCAAGGCAACGCTGGCTGTCGGTACTGGCGCACAGCGACCCGGATCAACTGCGGCGCCACTGGCAACCGCTGAGTCTGCATCCGGTCTGGCAAACGCTACGGGCGCCTGAAACCGGGCTGGCTCGTTTGCAGGCGCGTATCGGCGCTACCGGCAATCGCTTCGTGCTGGGTGATGTCACCGTCACCCGCGCGGTGGTGCGGCTGGAAGACGGTACCTGCGGCTACAGCTACGTCACCGGCCGCAACAAGCCTCACGCCGAACTGTGCGCGTTAATCGACGCCCTGCTGCAACAACAGGGGACGCAAAGCGCGCTCTACCAACAACTGATCGTGCCGCTGGCCGCGACCCGTGACGAGCTGCGTCAGCAACGGGCGCGGGAGATTGCCAGCAGCAAGGTCGATTTCTTTACGCTGGTGCGAGGAGATAACGCATGA
- a CDS encoding alpha-D-ribose 1-methylphosphonate 5-phosphate C-P-lyase PhnJ, with the protein MNTLSGYNPGYLDEQSKRTIRRAILKAVAIPGYQVPFGGREMPMPYGWGTGGIQLTASLIGDDDVLKVIDQGADDTTNAVSIRRFFQRVSEAAVTERTAEATLIQTRHRIPETPLREDQILIYQVPIPEPLRFIEPRETETRKMHALEEYGIMQVKLYEDIARFGHIATTYAYPVKVNDRYIMDPSPIPKFDNPKMHRMPALQLFGAGREKRIYALPPYTRVESLDFDDHPFSVQRWDQPCALCGSHDSYLDEVVMDDQGTRLYVCSDTDYCRERQEAGHHESH; encoded by the coding sequence ATGAACACGCTGAGCGGATATAACCCCGGTTATCTGGACGAACAGAGTAAACGCACTATTCGGCGCGCCATCCTCAAAGCGGTGGCGATCCCCGGTTATCAGGTGCCGTTTGGCGGGCGGGAAATGCCGATGCCCTACGGCTGGGGCACCGGCGGCATACAACTGACCGCCAGCCTGATCGGCGATGACGACGTGCTGAAAGTCATCGATCAGGGGGCCGACGACACCACCAACGCGGTGTCGATCCGCCGTTTCTTCCAGCGGGTCAGCGAAGCCGCCGTCACCGAACGAACGGCAGAAGCCACGCTGATCCAGACCCGGCACCGCATCCCGGAAACGCCGCTGCGCGAAGACCAAATCCTGATTTATCAGGTGCCGATCCCCGAACCGCTGCGCTTTATCGAGCCGCGTGAGACGGAAACACGCAAAATGCACGCGCTGGAGGAGTACGGCATCATGCAGGTGAAGCTGTACGAAGACATCGCCCGCTTCGGCCACATCGCCACCACCTACGCTTACCCGGTCAAGGTGAACGATCGCTACATCATGGACCCGTCGCCGATCCCGAAATTCGACAACCCGAAGATGCACCGGATGCCGGCGCTGCAACTGTTCGGCGCCGGACGCGAGAAGCGCATTTACGCCCTGCCGCCCTATACCCGGGTGGAAAGCCTCGATTTTGACGACCACCCGTTCAGCGTTCAGCGCTGGGACCAGCCCTGCGCGCTGTGCGGTTCGCACGACAGCTACCTCGACGAGGTGGTGATGGACGATCAGGGCACCCGCCTGTACGTCTGTTCCGATACCGATTATTGCCGCGAACGTCAGGAGGCCGGGCACCATGAATCACATTGA
- the phnF gene encoding phosphonate metabolism transcriptional regulator PhnF, whose protein sequence is MDMISRHPTTVYQAIAARLEEELRTVYRCGDYLPSEQQLAARYEVNRHTLRRAVDELVNKGLVQRRHGVGILVLMRPYDYPLHAQARFSQNLLEQGSHPTSERLLAVLRLANAEVAAALGREDGDEVIHLRTLRRVNGVPVSLIDHYLPALDWWPALQHFTSGSLHDFLARELQQSLTRRQTRISARASQAKEAQLLEVARQTPLMCIRTLNICSGSDRVAEYSVSLARADMIELTMEH, encoded by the coding sequence ATGGACATGATATCTAGACATCCTACCACTGTGTATCAGGCTATCGCCGCCCGGCTGGAAGAAGAGCTGCGCACCGTCTACCGCTGCGGTGACTATCTGCCGTCCGAGCAGCAACTGGCGGCGCGCTACGAGGTCAATCGCCACACGCTGCGGCGGGCGGTGGATGAACTGGTCAATAAAGGGCTGGTACAGCGTCGGCATGGCGTCGGCATTCTGGTGCTGATGCGACCTTATGACTATCCGTTGCATGCGCAGGCGCGTTTCAGCCAAAACCTGCTGGAGCAGGGCAGTCATCCCACCAGCGAGCGGTTGCTGGCGGTATTGCGCCTGGCCAACGCCGAGGTGGCGGCGGCGCTGGGGCGGGAAGATGGCGACGAGGTAATCCACCTGCGCACCCTGCGCCGGGTCAACGGCGTGCCGGTGTCGCTGATCGATCACTACCTGCCGGCGCTGGACTGGTGGCCGGCATTACAACATTTCACCAGCGGGTCGCTGCACGATTTTCTGGCCCGCGAGCTACAGCAATCCCTGACCCGTCGCCAGACCCGCATCAGCGCCCGGGCGTCGCAGGCGAAAGAAGCACAACTGCTGGAAGTGGCGCGGCAAACCCCGCTGATGTGCATTCGTACGCTCAATATTTGTAGCGGCAGCGACCGGGTGGCGGAGTACTCCGTCAGTCTGGCGCGGGCCGACATGATCGAACTGACAATGGAGCACTGA
- a CDS encoding GNAT family N-acetyltransferase translates to MSTVRRDVFIEAFDKNKTYSGVKKFFCGNGVIDQYAHDNLKKDGQRDNKIVGLLVEDLPIANKPGSVEHQLMGFYTMQNFSFPVDTVAREVLKQPEFYGYSLPKVVSTLKIFMIGIDKKYQKQPAHWGSMLLKAALIKALEIAAVSTDIKAVVLDANPAAVEFYRKHRFVVLQDQPDEGGTIPMVLPIHQLKAAYVRALQSEQESSTALSDNAQE, encoded by the coding sequence ATGTCTACCGTTAGACGCGATGTATTCATTGAAGCATTTGATAAAAACAAAACCTACTCTGGGGTAAAGAAGTTTTTTTGTGGCAACGGCGTAATTGACCAGTATGCTCACGATAACCTTAAGAAGGACGGCCAGCGCGACAATAAAATTGTCGGTTTGCTGGTTGAAGATTTACCCATTGCGAATAAGCCTGGTTCAGTTGAACATCAGCTGATGGGTTTTTATACAATGCAAAACTTTAGTTTCCCTGTAGATACGGTTGCGCGTGAAGTCCTAAAGCAGCCTGAATTCTACGGGTACAGCTTACCCAAGGTGGTATCGACGCTCAAAATTTTCATGATTGGGATCGATAAGAAATACCAGAAACAACCCGCTCATTGGGGAAGCATGTTGTTAAAAGCTGCGCTGATTAAGGCACTAGAAATTGCTGCTGTCAGCACAGACATTAAAGCGGTTGTCTTGGATGCTAATCCAGCTGCTGTAGAGTTCTATCGCAAGCATCGCTTCGTGGTTCTTCAGGATCAGCCAGATGAGGGTGGCACCATCCCTATGGTTCTGCCCATCCATCAGTTGAAAGCGGCTTACGTGCGTGCTTTGCAGTCAGAGCAGGAATCAAGCACAGCTCTGTCAGATAATGCACAGGAATAG
- a CDS encoding DUF1778 domain-containing protein, whose product MMRNTNVRGGSADMALAVAKDTRVELRTSTDNKDKLRAASSLAGVDLSAFILMAAMEKAQELLDKQVMRTLSADAWERMIVALNSQPVDKDDDLVQLLKGPANYVYR is encoded by the coding sequence ATGATGAGAAACACCAATGTTCGTGGTGGTTCCGCAGATATGGCTTTGGCTGTGGCCAAAGACACGAGGGTCGAGCTGAGAACCAGCACCGACAATAAAGATAAGCTTCGCGCCGCATCATCTTTGGCAGGGGTGGATTTGAGTGCATTTATTCTGATGGCTGCAATGGAGAAGGCGCAGGAATTGCTTGATAAGCAGGTAATGCGAACGCTCTCAGCAGATGCTTGGGAAAGAATGATTGTGGCCCTGAATTCACAGCCTGTAGACAAAGACGATGACCTGGTGCAGTTACTAAAAGGTCCTGCAAATTATGTCTACCGTTAG
- the phnN gene encoding ribose 1,5-bisphosphokinase: protein MARLIWLTGASGSGKDSLLDALRQTNPTRLLVAHRYITRPAQAGGENHIALSDAEFAHRRECGLFALHWQAHHYQYGIGVEIDLWLSAGLDVVVNGSRFHHQQAQTRYGDRLLPVCLQVSPEVLAQRLRQRGREDEAAIAQRLQRASAMPVPAACRRLNNDGALAQTLLAFHTLLAAEK, encoded by the coding sequence ATGGCGCGGCTAATCTGGCTGACCGGCGCGTCCGGCTCCGGCAAAGATTCCCTGCTGGATGCCCTGCGGCAGACGAATCCGACGCGACTGCTGGTAGCGCACCGCTACATTACCCGCCCGGCGCAGGCCGGCGGCGAAAACCATATTGCGCTGAGCGACGCGGAGTTCGCGCATCGCCGCGAGTGCGGTTTGTTCGCATTGCACTGGCAGGCGCACCACTATCAGTACGGCATCGGCGTTGAAATCGACCTGTGGCTGTCCGCCGGGCTGGATGTGGTGGTCAACGGCTCGCGCTTTCATCACCAGCAGGCGCAAACGCGCTACGGCGACCGCTTATTGCCGGTGTGCCTGCAGGTCTCCCCGGAGGTGCTGGCACAGCGTTTGCGTCAGCGCGGGCGGGAAGATGAAGCGGCGATCGCGCAGCGGCTGCAGCGGGCCAGCGCCATGCCGGTTCCGGCGGCGTGCCGGCGACTGAATAACGATGGTGCGCTGGCGCAAACGCTGCTGGCGTTCCACACCCTGTTAGCGGCTGAAAAATGA
- the phnM gene encoding alpha-D-ribose 1-methylphosphonate 5-triphosphate diphosphatase, whose product MSAATQIINTTQITNTTRIINNVQLVLQDEVVSGSLAWRNGAIEAFSSTPSQLPQALDGEGGWLLPGLVELHTDNLDKFFMPRPKVDWPAHSAMSSHDALIVASGITTVLDAVAIGDVRDGGHRLDNLRRMIDAIIHSQQLGVNRAQHLIHLRCELPHHTTLPLFEALMTTPEVALVSLMDHSPGQRQFATPEKYREYYQGKYHLNDAEMDAFETEQRALSERWSTPNRLAIAAHCRERGIALASHDDATAAHVHESLALGSVIAEFPTTETAAQASHASGMKVLMGAPNIVRGGSHSGNVAASHLAEQGLLDILSSDYYPASLLDAAFRLAADERNPFTLPQTVAMVSANPAQSVGLDDRGRIADGLRADLVLAHHSHGQVRIRQVWAQGRQVF is encoded by the coding sequence ATGAGCGCGGCTACTCAGATCATCAATACTACTCAGATCACCAATACTACCCGGATCATCAATAACGTGCAGTTGGTGTTGCAGGATGAGGTGGTCAGCGGGTCGCTGGCCTGGCGCAACGGCGCGATCGAGGCCTTTTCCTCCACGCCCAGTCAGTTGCCGCAGGCGCTGGACGGCGAAGGCGGCTGGCTGCTGCCGGGGCTGGTGGAGCTGCATACCGACAATCTGGACAAGTTCTTCATGCCGCGCCCGAAGGTCGACTGGCCGGCGCATTCGGCGATGAGCAGCCACGATGCGCTGATCGTCGCCAGCGGCATCACCACGGTGCTGGATGCGGTGGCGATAGGCGATGTGCGCGACGGCGGTCACCGGCTCGATAACCTGCGTCGCATGATCGACGCCATCATTCACAGCCAGCAACTGGGGGTGAACCGGGCGCAGCATCTGATTCACCTGCGTTGCGAATTGCCGCACCACACCACCTTGCCGCTGTTTGAAGCGCTGATGACCACGCCGGAAGTGGCGTTGGTGTCGCTGATGGACCACTCGCCGGGGCAGCGGCAGTTCGCCACGCCGGAAAAATACCGCGAGTATTATCAGGGCAAATACCACCTGAACGATGCCGAGATGGATGCGTTTGAAACCGAACAGCGGGCGCTGTCCGAACGTTGGTCGACGCCGAACCGGCTGGCGATTGCCGCGCATTGCCGCGAGCGCGGCATCGCGCTGGCCAGCCACGACGACGCTACCGCGGCACATGTGCATGAATCGCTAGCGCTGGGCAGCGTGATCGCCGAATTTCCCACCACCGAGACGGCGGCGCAGGCGTCGCACGCCAGCGGCATGAAGGTGCTGATGGGCGCGCCTAATATTGTGCGCGGCGGCTCCCACTCCGGCAACGTGGCGGCGTCCCATCTGGCGGAGCAGGGGCTGCTGGATATTCTGTCATCCGACTATTACCCCGCCAGCCTGCTGGATGCGGCGTTTCGTCTGGCGGCGGATGAGCGTAATCCGTTTACGTTGCCGCAGACGGTGGCGATGGTCAGCGCCAATCCGGCGCAGTCGGTCGGGTTAGACGATCGGGGGCGGATTGCCGACGGGTTGCGCGCCGATCTGGTGCTGGCGCACCACTCACACGGTCAGGTACGGATTCGTCAGGTGTGGGCGCAGGGGCGACAGGTGTTCTGA
- the phnH gene encoding phosphonate C-P lyase system protein PhnH, whose product MTLLAGFSHPWRDAQYAFRRILKAMSEPGVVVSLNHDIGWDGLSPSATAVVLTLMDRETLLWLDPALSQETLLTNLRFHTGVKLVEREAAAFALLPVSRELSLDGFTAGDEMAPENSVTLVLEVPALGGGRALRLTGPGIAEARMIAPQLPTSVRDYLEQRPHTFPAGLDFIFTCGGTLMALPRTTHVEVC is encoded by the coding sequence ATGACGCTACTGGCAGGATTTTCCCATCCCTGGCGCGATGCGCAGTACGCCTTTCGCCGCATTTTGAAAGCGATGAGCGAACCGGGCGTGGTGGTGTCGCTGAATCACGATATTGGCTGGGATGGCTTATCGCCGTCCGCCACCGCGGTGGTGCTGACGCTGATGGACCGCGAAACGCTGCTGTGGCTGGACCCGGCGTTGTCGCAGGAGACGTTGCTGACCAACCTGCGCTTTCACACCGGCGTGAAGCTGGTGGAACGCGAGGCGGCGGCGTTCGCGCTGTTGCCGGTCAGCCGGGAACTGTCGCTGGACGGTTTTACCGCCGGCGACGAGATGGCGCCGGAAAACAGCGTCACGCTGGTGCTGGAGGTGCCCGCGCTGGGCGGCGGACGCGCCTTGCGCCTGACCGGGCCGGGGATTGCCGAAGCGCGCATGATTGCGCCGCAACTGCCCACCAGCGTGCGGGATTATCTGGAACAGCGCCCGCATACGTTTCCCGCCGGGCTGGACTTCATTTTTACCTGCGGCGGCACGCTGATGGCGCTGCCGCGCACTACGCATGTGGAGGTGTGCTGA
- a CDS encoding NAD(P)H-binding protein, whose protein sequence is MPEKKRVVLLAGATGLVGGQLLQILLNDPGVVSVHALSRKPLKINHPKLQVHLIDFTSLPQLPHADEAYIALGTTINVAGSREAFRAVDFDACMAVARAALSAGVRRMGLVSAGAANVKSSLFYTRVKGELEAAISALPFTTLVIARPSLLLDYRYGLGQPVRLGELISIPIAKLLSPLLPGAYKPVRALAVARSLAQTVPTTEGIEILASDQLIRLGKRSG, encoded by the coding sequence ATGCCAGAAAAAAAGCGTGTTGTACTGCTTGCGGGCGCCACCGGCCTGGTGGGAGGCCAGTTGTTACAAATTTTGCTGAACGACCCAGGTGTTGTCAGCGTCCATGCACTGAGCCGGAAGCCACTGAAAATCAACCACCCTAAGCTGCAGGTCCATCTGATCGATTTTACTTCCTTGCCACAACTTCCTCATGCGGATGAAGCCTACATTGCACTGGGGACAACGATTAACGTCGCAGGTAGCAGGGAAGCGTTCCGGGCTGTGGATTTCGATGCCTGTATGGCGGTTGCCAGGGCCGCGCTTTCGGCAGGCGTCCGCCGTATGGGACTGGTCAGCGCGGGAGCTGCAAATGTGAAGTCATCCCTGTTTTACACCCGCGTTAAGGGTGAACTGGAAGCAGCGATCAGCGCCCTGCCGTTTACCACACTGGTGATCGCGCGCCCCTCTTTGCTGCTTGACTACCGTTATGGACTGGGGCAGCCAGTACGCCTGGGCGAACTGATTTCCATACCGATAGCCAAACTGTTATCTCCCCTTTTGCCCGGGGCTTACAAACCCGTACGGGCTCTGGCTGTTGCCCGATCGCTGGCGCAAACGGTACCCACGACAGAGGGGATTGAGATCCTGGCTTCTGACCAGCTGATCAGGCTGGGAAAGCGATCCGGCTGA
- a CDS encoding carbon-phosphorus lyase complex subunit PhnI has protein sequence MYVAVKGGEKAIEAAHQLQANLRRGDTRLPEVQAAQIEQQLGLAVDRVMTEGGIYDRELAALAIKQASGDLVEAIFLLRAYRTTLPRLADSLPLDTGRMQLERRISAVYKDLPGGQVLGPTYDYTHRLLDFVLLAEGEPPLAPQAQEPLADHCPHMFAMMTAEGLAAAEHDDGGEPLDITRDPPNYPMPRSARLQQLARGDEGFLLALGYSTQRGYGRTHPFAGEIRTGYVTVEIEPEELGFALEIGDILLTECEMVNGFTVPEDEPPHFTRGYGLVFGRAERKAMAMALVDRALQAPAYQEPVGSPAQDEEFVLSHADNVEAAGFVSHLKLPHYVDFQAELALLRQLRQSPQEERDEHAERI, from the coding sequence ATGTATGTCGCGGTGAAAGGGGGCGAAAAAGCCATTGAGGCCGCCCATCAGTTACAGGCTAACCTGCGGCGCGGCGACACCCGGCTCCCAGAGGTGCAGGCGGCGCAGATTGAACAGCAACTGGGGCTGGCGGTGGATCGGGTGATGACCGAAGGCGGTATTTACGACCGGGAACTGGCGGCGCTGGCGATCAAGCAGGCCAGCGGCGACCTGGTGGAGGCGATTTTTCTGCTGCGCGCCTACCGCACCACGCTGCCGCGGCTGGCGGACAGCCTGCCGTTGGATACCGGCCGCATGCAACTGGAGCGGCGTATTTCGGCGGTGTACAAGGATCTGCCCGGCGGGCAGGTGCTTGGCCCCACTTATGACTATACCCACCGGCTGCTGGATTTTGTCCTGCTGGCGGAAGGCGAGCCGCCGCTCGCGCCACAGGCGCAGGAACCGCTGGCGGACCATTGTCCGCACATGTTCGCCATGATGACGGCGGAAGGGCTGGCGGCGGCCGAACATGACGACGGCGGCGAGCCGCTGGATATCACCCGCGATCCGCCCAACTACCCGATGCCGCGCAGCGCCCGGTTACAGCAACTGGCGCGCGGCGACGAAGGTTTCCTGCTGGCGCTGGGCTATTCCACCCAGCGTGGCTACGGCCGTACCCACCCGTTCGCCGGCGAGATTCGCACCGGTTATGTCACGGTGGAAATCGAGCCGGAGGAACTGGGCTTTGCGCTGGAAATCGGCGACATCCTGTTGACCGAATGCGAGATGGTTAACGGTTTTACCGTGCCGGAGGATGAGCCGCCGCACTTTACCCGCGGCTACGGGCTGGTGTTTGGCCGCGCCGAGCGCAAGGCGATGGCGATGGCGCTGGTGGACCGGGCATTGCAGGCGCCGGCCTATCAGGAGCCGGTCGGCAGCCCGGCGCAGGACGAAGAGTTTGTGCTGTCGCACGCGGACAATGTCGAGGCGGCCGGTTTCGTCTCCCACCTCAAGTTGCCGCATTACGTCGACTTTCAGGCTGAACTGGCGCTGCTGCGCCAGTTGCGCCAGTCACCGCAGGAGGAGCGCGATGAACACGCTGAGCGGATATAA
- a CDS encoding AraC family transcriptional regulator — MARNRTFSLDIGWRTLLKDAGLQPEHVLRKAGLPDDLFSRSERGLGTDEYFRFWRTLETEANDAAFPLRLVEMVTAEVFDPPLFAALCSTNMMQAVQRLARYKQLIAPMVLETTVDRTGNLTVCPQWLSVATDIPASLQVAELAFLLRLLRLGTREPVKALRVVIPQLPPRVSARHYDRFFGIAVQYGEKPAITISAADALRPFLTVNEGMWQVFEPELRRRLSQLDETASTAERVRAVLLELLPGNEATIEKTAERLGMSKRTLQRRLENEGESFRVLINSCRENLARHYLCNTSLSGYEIAFLLGFEDPNSFYRAFMAWTGQTPETVRGSLRLN; from the coding sequence ATGGCACGTAACCGCACTTTCTCTCTCGATATCGGCTGGAGAACGCTGCTGAAAGATGCAGGACTGCAGCCTGAACATGTCCTGCGAAAGGCAGGATTGCCCGACGATCTTTTTTCAAGGTCAGAGCGTGGTCTCGGCACTGACGAATATTTTCGTTTCTGGCGCACACTGGAGACGGAGGCTAATGATGCTGCGTTTCCCTTGCGCCTGGTAGAAATGGTTACTGCAGAAGTGTTCGACCCGCCGCTCTTCGCCGCACTGTGCAGCACCAATATGATGCAGGCGGTACAGCGGCTAGCCAGATATAAGCAGCTCATTGCCCCGATGGTTCTGGAAACAACCGTGGATCGAACCGGGAACTTGACCGTGTGCCCGCAATGGTTGTCTGTCGCGACAGACATACCCGCATCGTTGCAGGTCGCTGAACTTGCCTTTTTACTACGGCTGCTACGGCTTGGAACCCGTGAACCGGTTAAAGCACTACGGGTGGTGATCCCACAACTTCCTCCCCGTGTTTCGGCTCGCCACTATGACCGCTTCTTCGGTATAGCCGTGCAATATGGCGAAAAACCCGCCATCACTATTTCGGCCGCGGACGCACTCCGACCGTTTTTGACGGTGAACGAAGGAATGTGGCAAGTATTTGAGCCTGAGCTGCGCCGCCGTCTCAGTCAGTTAGATGAAACGGCGTCAACCGCTGAACGCGTGCGCGCGGTACTACTGGAACTTCTGCCGGGTAACGAAGCCACCATTGAGAAAACGGCGGAACGCCTGGGTATGAGCAAGCGCACACTACAGCGCAGGCTCGAAAATGAAGGGGAAAGTTTTCGCGTCCTTATCAACAGTTGCAGGGAAAACCTTGCCCGCCACTATCTGTGCAATACCAGTCTGTCCGGTTATGAAATTGCATTCCTGCTTGGTTTTGAAGACCCAAACTCATTCTACCGTGCATTTATGGCCTGGACTGGCCAGACACCTGAAACTGTCAGGGGATCCCTGCGTCTTAATTAA
- the phnL gene encoding phosphonate C-P lyase system protein PhnL, producing the protein MTTEGTSMTVLRVENLSKTFVLHNQHAARLPVLHQASLTVAAGECVVLHGHSGSGKSTLLRSLYANYQPDSGQVWVRHREAWVDLVTAPARQVLAVRRDTIGWVSQFLRVIPRIPTLEVVMQPLLERGEDRAVCEARADALLTRLNVPRRLWTLAPATFSGGEQQRVNIARGFIADYPLLLLDEPTASLDAANRDAVVELVEEARARGAAVVGIFHDAQVRARVADRLHHMTPVTQEFTP; encoded by the coding sequence ATGACAACCGAAGGCACGTCCATGACGGTTCTGCGCGTGGAAAATCTGAGTAAAACCTTTGTACTGCATAACCAGCACGCCGCCCGGCTGCCGGTGTTGCATCAGGCCAGCCTGACGGTGGCCGCCGGCGAATGCGTGGTGCTGCACGGCCATTCCGGCAGCGGCAAGTCCACGCTGCTGCGGTCGCTGTACGCCAACTATCAGCCGGACAGCGGCCAGGTATGGGTGCGCCACCGCGAGGCGTGGGTCGATCTGGTGACCGCCCCGGCCCGACAGGTGCTGGCGGTGCGGCGCGACACCATCGGCTGGGTCAGCCAGTTTTTGCGGGTAATCCCGCGCATTCCGACGCTGGAGGTGGTGATGCAGCCGCTGCTGGAGCGCGGCGAAGACCGGGCGGTATGCGAAGCGCGCGCCGACGCGCTGCTGACCCGGCTCAACGTCCCGCGCCGGCTATGGACGCTGGCGCCCGCCACCTTCTCCGGCGGCGAGCAGCAGCGGGTCAACATCGCCCGCGGGTTTATCGCCGATTATCCGTTGTTGCTGCTGGACGAACCAACCGCCTCGCTGGACGCCGCCAACCGCGACGCGGTGGTGGAACTGGTTGAGGAAGCGCGTGCCCGCGGCGCGGCGGTGGTCGGCATTTTCCACGATGCGCAGGTGCGCGCCCGCGTGGCGGACCGCCTGCATCACATGACACCCGTAACGCAGGAGTTCACGCCATGA